A window of Salmo trutta chromosome 17, fSalTru1.1, whole genome shotgun sequence genomic DNA:
TAATCTTAATTTACGAGTTAtcttatttgtacattttatagTGATGAAGTGTTGATTCTTTCGAGGGAAGTGTTTTAACTTGTTTTAATTGTTAAACTATTTTATTCAAATGACACTAGTGTCAATGTTGATTAATCACATATCACAATCCTGCAGTAAGGAGGGGAAGGGCTTCTGTCTCTGTTTCCGTGTTGTATTCTCAAATGAACATTTCCTTTTTGTCTAGTAGTTGAACGAATTGTTTTCAGATGGTCATAACAagaatcatttagctatttgattttgaattgtaagaccccttgaagtatcaaaaataattatatacaggaccagtcaaaagtttttcttaattttttactattttctacattgtagaataatagtgaagacatcaaaactatgaaataacacatgtggaatcatgtagtaaccaaaaaagtgttaaaaaatcaaaatatattttatatttgcgattcttcaaagtagccaccctttgccttgatgacagctttgcacactcttggcaactcttgtaacataacaaaatgtgtagaaagggaaggggtctgaatactttccgaatgcactgtaggtggatgcggtggattgagatgcatccaatgcaaaaaaaaacatctctTGCTTAAACTGATgcatttttatggggattttttattatgctaattctaTTCCTGTGGGTGAGTGGACATCGACCTTAGGGGTTTTTAAGTGCCGACATATAACATTGGTTAGTGCAAATCCAACCTTTAAAATGTAGGTACAGTATGAAAATAATattgtaggtacagtatgaaaataatactttttttattaacattttgTTGGCTTTATAATCATGAGAAattgaactatactgaacaaaaatatgaacgcaacatgcaacaatttcaaaggttttactgagttacagttcatataaggaaatcagacaattcaaataaattcattaggccctaatttatggatttcacatgaatgagaatacagatatgcatctgttggccacagatacctttaaaaaaaacggtaggggcgtggatcagaaaaccagtcagtatctggtgtgaccaacatttgcctcatgcagcgctacacatctccttcgcatagagttgatcaggctgttgattgtagcctgtggaatgttgttacactcctcttcaatggctgtgtgaagtttctggatattggcgggaactggaacacgctgtcatacatgtcgactcagagcatcccaaacatgctcaatgggtgacatgtctggtgagtatgcaggccatggaacaactaggacattttcagcctccataaattgtgtacagatccttgcattttcatgctgaaacatgaggtgctGGCGGcggataaatggcacgacaatgcgCCTCAGGATGTCGTCACGGTATTTCTgagttcaaattgccatcgataaaatgcaattgtgttccttgtccgtagcttatgcctgcccataccataaccccaccaccaccatggggcactctgttcacaacgttgacatcagcaaatcgctcgcCCCCAAgagacaccatacacgtggtttgcggttgtgaggtcggttggacgtactgccaaattccctaaaacggcttatggaagagaaatgaacataaaattctctggcaacagctctggtggacattcctgcagtcagcatgccaatttcacgctCCCTCACAACTTGAGAAATCTGGCAttgttttttgtgacaaaactgcacattttagagtggccttttattgcccccattacataggtgcacctgtgtaatgatcatactgtttaatcagcttcttgatatgccacacttgtcaggtggatggattatcttggcaaaggagaaatgcttgggatgtaaacaaatttgtgcacacaggttccttgactaacctgtacccccacacatttacTCGGTACcaggccccctgtatatagtttctttattgttatgtaattctactgtgttacttgttatttttactttatttcattttggaaatattttcttaactctatttcttgaactgcactgttggttaagggcttgtaagtaagcatttcacggtaaggtctacacctgttgtattcggcgcatgtgacaaataacaattggtttgatttgaatttgagagaaattcaatttttgtgcgtatggaacatttctgggatcttttatttgaaacatggaaccaacactttacatgtggcatttctatttttgttcagtgtatacctAGGTAGCTTACAAGGTTAGCTGACTTTTCTCAAAAAGTACTTCATTGTGACTAGCTTCTTCTTGGCCCTAATGCTAGCCTGCTTGTTTTTAGTGAAAAAACATTCTTCTACGTCACTAATCTGGTGAGGACCTTTGGCAAGGCATTTGATTGGTTTAACGTGTTACGAGTCATCACTGATTAACACCCCTCTTTAGCAGTCATCACTGATTAACACCCCTCTTTAGCAGTCATCACTGATTAACACCCCTCTTTAGCAGATTTCCGCAATGACACTTCCCCAGGTTTCCAGTTTTACAGATGGTTAAATGAAGGAGGCTTTTATATTATAAAAAATGGCCTCCTATTGGTTCAGGCCAGGGACCAATCACAATGGGAGTACAACACAAAACAGTTTGATTGGTCAGATTGTGGCAGCTAATTTACCAATGAGGGGATTCAATTATCTGGTTCGGGTTACCCTGGTGGGAGGAGTTTTCACCAGTTGAAAAGTGATTGCATTAGTTTTGGAGGCGGTGTTATGATACTAATAGTTTGTCGAGCCTGGTGGCTACCAGTACAGCTCCATCTAGTTGTCACGTTGGGGATAACAATTGTGGACAACTGTAGCAGTTTAGCTAAGCCTAACCCAaaaccttttcctaaccttaacctcattctcctaaccagCTACGTAAAGTCACTTCTGTCCGTAGCTGGGTTaggcttagctaaaatgctacagttgtcaacaAACCATAAATCTCGACAAACCATCAGTATCACCACAGCGGCTCCAGGAGATGAGCTTCAAAACATGATTCATATAGGCTatctaaatacatttaaatcaaTCTATTACTCTGGTGCTTGTTTTAAAAGTTGGGTACACCAGTGCTACCAGTACCAATGAGCAAAGCCCTGCCGGTAGCCTTTTTCCCTCCTGATGTTCTGTTGTGACACTTCCACCCTTGCCTCTGGATCATGGCTGTGTAGAGACCTGGGAACCACGCTGTCTCACCTTCAGGTGCTGTGGATATCTCACTACAGCCTGGCAGACCTGGATGgtgtcccctcctcctctctcaaggTAGAGTTTGTAGTGGAAAACCTTTGCAGTGTACCGTCATGAACTACAGTCTACAAGACCTGTTACTCCACCTGGCTTCAAGCCACCTCGTTCACCTGTGAAAACCTCACAATTCAACAAAGTTTGACGTTTTATATATTTGACTATGTAAAAGTTGAGTTCCACTAAACCAGAGCATGTGTTGGTATGTCCTCTCCCTACGCTAGGAGCTGTATGTGGCCTACAACAGAGTGTCGGACCTGAGTCAGGTGAGCATGCTGGAGAATCTACAGCTGTTGGACCTGGAAGGGAATGATGTGGATGACCTGGTGCAGGTGCAGTACCTGGGCCTGTGCTCCCAACTCCGCACGCTCACCGTAGAGGGAAACCCTGTCTGTATGCACCCCCAACCTAATGCCACACATGTATTTGCACACACTCCTACACTCCTAACCCTCACCACAACCACAATCGTGTATATTATTGTATACCTTACTGAATCTGGATTTTAGATACTCAAGATGcgtgcatatatgtgtgtgtgtgtgtgtgtgtgtgtgtgtgtgtgcgtgtgtgtgtccaggcaTGGGGGTTGTGAGTGTTTGAGTCTGGTAATGAGATTATCCAGAATGACTGTGCTACCATGGCTCTGCATGCTGGGCTCAGGCTGTGAGTCATACTCTCCCCAATGTCCCCCATATGGGCCCAGATGATAATGTCTGCATCAGGCAGAACAGGGTGGGACTGGAGAACAGGGGATAGGGAATTGGTGTCCAGAGCAAAGCAGGCTTTGCTTCTGTAAGTAGGGATGGTACAAGCTGTGGTGATGGTTAGTATAAACATTGCTCAACTAGGCAGGGTGGAAAATATACTCTCTTTAGCACAGGTGTTGATATGGGAATAAGCCCATATTAAAGTGGTGTATTAAGGTTTCACTATAATGACGTGATGCAGTGTTGAAGTGGTATGAATGGATGAgtgaatgtgtttattttttaccCACCCAACCAGCAGCAGGAATTAGGAAACTGGGGCAGCGAGGGAGGGAACGCTGTCCTGAATATGCATTAGGCTTGGTCCAAACACAGAGAGGGGTCCTTGGGtttgcttttttttttctttctagaCTCTGGTTGTCTATACCCTTGGTGGAGCACAGAAAGtgcagctctcgctctctctttcttctctctccccctcagtctcgcctctctcttgtctctttccctctctctcccccctctctctctgttggttGGTGAAGGGTGAGAGTACTCCGCTCTAATTTGATCTCTTAGCAGCAGCATAGTGCTTttactggtctctctccctcctcgctcTCCTCTCAGTGCTGATAAAGGACCAGAACACAGTACAAAGTGCAGATTATTGCCATTATTAGCACTCAGAACCATGTTCTTTGTCTCCTCCTTTGAACAGAAGTTACACTCATTGTAGCTTAAAGCTCTTCTAACAGGGCTATGTTCTTTTACAGTATGTTATTCTGGTGTTAAGGGGTGTGTTTGGCGTTGAAAGGATAACTTTGAAAGGTTGGACATTCCTTGGCCTTAATCAACCATTATAATCACAACCAAAGCACAACCTTGGACCCTTTAAACAGTCACCTATCATATTTGTATCACCTAACATACTGAATCGACTATGTAGTTCAGAGGTAGGCAACTCTGCTCCTCCAGGGCTGCACTGGATGCATTTATTCAAGCCCTGTTTTAACACACCTAGCCTAATTCAACGTGTCATCTGCTTATATGGACCTCGattagttgaatgaggtgtgtaagtgctgggctggaacaaaagcctgcacatacTGCAGCCCTCCAGGACTAGATTTTCCCTACCCTCCATGTAGTACTCGTTGACTGGGCTGGTCTTGTGCAACTGAAAGTAGTTGGAGTGGATCTGTTAGTGTCTCTTTTTTTATGTGCGGGTTCTCTTCCTTCAAGGTACCCTCTCGTGTTTCTTCATCCTGTCTTCTTCTCTTTTCCCTAgtccgaggaggaggagggttactGCTACCGGTCGGCGGTAAGGGAGCTGGTCCCACAGCTGCATTACCTAGACTACATGTGTGCAGAGGAGAAGGCAGGGCCTGGCTGCACCAGCTCCATGGGGGAAGACTGGGCCCTGCTCAGAGAGTCCATCAAAGACTGCAGCTGCACAGAGATggcacagggtgtgtgtgtgtgtgtctttttgctTCCATAAGGCCATTAATACTACTCTGTGTTGTACTCTTCTATATTTTCCCTCTTCCCTGTCTGGCCATAGAGGAGAAAGCAGCCAGATAGGTGCTGGGTCTGGAGTAGGCACTCAATCTGGCCAGCTCCAAGCTCATAGCCTCTCCAGTTCCTGTCCATCCAGTCGACCGGTCAGTGCCAGGCCTCTCTCAGCAGTTGACTCCAGACCCCTTTCTGGGTCGTGACCCTTATCAGGGGCTGGGTCCAGAGCCCTCTCTCCTTCCGGGTCCAGATCCGGTTCTGCTGATGCAGGTCCAGCCTCTGTGGACCCAGACGCTAGCGTTCTGACGCACGGTGAGATACTGTATTGGTGTCCTTGGCACTGAAAGCCCTACCATCTCCACATACAAGGCCTCACTTTTAGTAACTGAATATGGCCCATATAGTGAACCAGGCTTATTGTTGTGTCTCCTTTTTGTGTGTTATTCAACAGTTTCTAATGTATTTGACTTATTTTCAAAACGTAGCACCCAAATGTATAATTAGTCAACACTGCCACCATGAGGACATGTTGTAACAGTGTCTGAAGATTCATCATCATGTAGTTTCAAATCAAAGCTCATTGATTGTCTGACCCCAGAAATCAGGCATACTATGCCTTTATCCAGTTTCCTAATTTCCCATGTTGTGACAATCCCATCCCTGATTAGCTATCCTCCACAGTaatgaaatgttttttgtttctctCCAGGTGCAGGGAAGATCTTGTTCTGTGGGAACCCTGTCCAGGCCATCAGAGCCAGGCGACAGAAGATGAGGGTATGTTGACCCATCAGTGGGGATAAACTGTAGATACTGAGTTCTTACTCATCTCTGGCACATTGACCACCACAGCAGAGATTTGACAGTTTTCCAGTGACCAATGGAAAGTGGCCCAGAGTGAAGGTGGAATAGTTATGTGTTGTGACAGGCCATTATGGCTGGGTGACGTCGCCCCCTGTCTCTCTAATGTGATGTCAGGATGAACAGAAGGAGATAATTATccgagagaggaggggagggtgatGGAGCGATGCAGCTGTGGCCCAGGTGACATGACAGACGGAGCTTCCTGCCAACGTCCGACGATCTGTCATCTCTACACACGtgctgtctgtcactctctctcttttatttccctcatttcTCTTTCGGTTCTTCACTGTATTTCTTCTTCCTCTGCCTCCATCCATATTCAATAGCTCCATCCCTCTCACCATTcctgtccctctatccctccctctgaTTCCCTTTACCCTCCTCTATCTTCAacctcatccatctctctctctctctctccttatgcaGGTGCCACCCCCACCTCTGTGTAAAGCTCTGTCCCTACCTTTGTATGCAGACTGCGGCCCCCTCACCTGTGTCCACTCCGAGCGCCCCACCCCTCCATGTTTTGGAGCACACATATGACCTTTCAGAGCAGGACGGACACCAGCGCAGCAACGTGTTCTCTGAGCTCAGGGCCTGGAGGGAACAGCATAACATGTACTGACCACTTAGTcctgtgtcagtcagtcagccagccactctGAACTGACTTTTCACTCTTTTCTATGACTTTGTGTTCCTGACGTTTATTAGCTATGGAGAGGGATGGCCTCAGATACTGACCATCTTCCACAGTGATGACGAGAAGGATGATGAAGGAAGTTTCAGCATTTTCAGTGGCGAGGAGGTGGGTGGAAAAAGAGACGGGTCGAGTCACTGGGCAAACACTGGCTCACCAGACTTACCTTTCCAGTCCCCCTCTTCAGGTGAGTCTCTCTCACCTCTGGTTTACAAGGCCATCAAACATGTCAAAACCAAGAAACCTAAATATAAATCCAAGGATTTTA
This region includes:
- the LOC115152113 gene encoding leucine-rich repeat-containing protein 56-like isoform X3, whose product is MFCCDTSTLASGSWLCRDLGTTLSHLQVLWISHYSLADLDGVPSSSLKELYVAYNRVSDLSQSEEEEGYCYRSAVRELVPQLHYLDYMCAEEKAGPGCTSSMGEDWALLRESIKDCSCTEMAQGVCVCVFLLP
- the LOC115152113 gene encoding leucine-rich repeat-containing protein 56-like isoform X2, giving the protein MFCCDTSTLASGSWLCRDLGTTLSHLQVLWISHYSLADLDGVPSSSLKELYVAYNRVSDLSQVSMLENLQLLDLEGNDVDDLVQSEEEEGYCYRSAVRELVPQLHYLDYMCAEEKAGPGCTSSMGEDWALLRESIKDCSCTEMAQGVCVCVFLLP
- the LOC115152113 gene encoding leucine-rich repeat-containing protein 56-like isoform X1, whose translation is MFCCDTSTLASGSWLCRDLGTTLSHLQVLWISHYSLADLDGVPSSSLKELYVAYNRVSDLSQVSMLENLQLLDLEGNDVDDLVQVQYLGLCSQLRTLTVEGNPVFRGGGGLLLPVGGKGAGPTAALPRLHVCRGEGRAWLHQLHGGRLGPAQRVHQRLQLHRDGTGCVCVCLFASIRPLILLCVVLFYIFPLPCLAIEEKAAR